In the genome of Raphanus sativus cultivar WK10039 chromosome 9, ASM80110v3, whole genome shotgun sequence, the window ATTGTACAGAAGAACATCTCGGGTGTTTATTTTTGGAGATAGTTACATAATAAGACTTTTGGTTTTTACGTATCAATAACTAGGTAGTAATTTGGGATTGTGAGCGAAGTGAAatagtttattaaattatttattatatattgtactAATAAATTTgtcgtatattttttttttatggatcGGCATTCATATATTCCATCGGATTTAGTTGATCTATTCAGAATTCTTAGAGTTGGAAATTTAAATCTTATTCggatatttacaaattttggttttgatttggttcaGATCATTGCAGGTTCGATTCATATTCTAAGTTCGGGTACCCATTTTAATTATGCACTTTAACAAAATCCAAATATTTTATGTCTTTAAAATCCGataatgaaataatataaaacataaaaattcaataatataaaactaaaaatttaaattaaaataaaattagtttaattcAAATATTTGGATGAAAAAAGTATTTTCAGTATTGGaacattttttgttaattttagatatttacttgtgactattttgataatttttagatatttcatatttttgaatatctaatagatataaaattttaaataattaatatatctaagtatataattgtaatttaaaaatatttagtatccaaaatattttaatttggatcAGATTCATGGCTGGTTATCTTgatattaaacttttatatttatgtattctgAGCTCTTCTATTAAtataaagcaaaacaaaataaatgtaaaacaaaTATTCTGGGATTATTTAACATACATAATTATTGGATCATACTTCtgaaaagtaaaacaaaaaatagtatttttaagaatGTTCCTAGATATACGATAGCTAAATAagtctttcatatttttttatttttttggtcgaaGTCTTTCCTAATTTAAGTAATGATCTTAATGacatcaaataaatatatataaaccaatttgAAATAACAAAAAAGCTTAGCTACCATTAAAATGTAAGGTTGTTGTCACTGTCTGATATAAAAGAATCGTGGTCTCTCAATGGAGACTGGCGGGACTTGGGGCTCGTGAATACAAGTAAAACGTCGCCCTCTTGATGGCTTTGTATACATGTAACAGTCTAACAGATGTACTCCTCAATCTGATATTTAATAGTAATGTCATCGACCGACGGtatcattttttcttatatatatgtgtgtgtgcgTGTGTGAATTTGGTAAGAAAGAGTTTTGGTCGTCGAAGTTTCACTGAAAAATAATCACATGTTTATTTCAATTTCTTGTCatctctatatatttttttggtaaaattgtCATCTCTATATGTCGTTCCACTTCAAATCTTTCTTTGTAGGGAAATTAGCATAGATGACcataaaaaattaattcaacAAATAACCATATGAAAGATATGGCTAGAATATGCTATACATTAATATGTAATATTACTATATATACCCGTAGACAATTTCAACCTCTGAttcacttttattttttctcttttcttctttcccCTCTCATTTTATTTgcactatattttatttttaatataattcagccaaataaaaatatcagaataattataaatattttttacatatactatattttaaattttctgaaacagatataaatttctttcaaaacatgaaattttttattaatacgaatatcttattttattctatattattaAGTGTATAGAATAAtgcatatttaaattttcttttttttttctccctcCCTCCTCTCTTTCTATCTCCTTAAATTCTATTGTTTTGTATAGCATAGACAATTTCACGATTGTCCTATCGCTTCTCCTTCACCAGGCTTGTCATGTGTGGCTTCTGTCATTTAGATGGAAGTTAACGAACTGAGAAACTCTATCTTTGCTCCCACATCACTGAGGGATGCATACGTATTATAGCAAAATGATCCATAGTTGGAGCATTCTCAACCTTTAACTATGATGTATTTGCTCTGTAACGGTTTTAATTGTCATGACTTTATGTGGTTGTTCGCTGTCTAACAATGTATGTTgatgtatttgtattttctaaATAGCTAAACTTTATATCTCCAGGAAATGGACGAtggactctctctctctctctctctctctctctctctctctctctctctctctctctctctctctctctctctctctctctctctctctctctctctctctctctctctctctctcatcatctAGTCCCATTGTTTATTTTTCTCCTTCATCTATGTGGTGGTTTTTCGCCTTCTTCCACAATTTACTATTTGTTgttgtattatataattaacctaatgtaatacaatatattatgttatagtTATGTTATTACTATGAATCAGTTGTTCTATTCTACttgtttaataaatatagtatagtACCATTAATCAGTTATACATAAAAAGTTTCACGTGCAGAAAAGGAAAGAATGGTCCAACTTCACCCACAATTATCCCATCAGAGAATCATTTTATTGTAATGGTTATTTGCCAATTTTTTTACATTATGACTCTAACCGATGACCAAATGAATGAGTGGAAATAGTTAATTTCTCTTTATTCTTTAAACTTGATATCATTTATAAGTAATGAGAATAATTAATTCCTTTTCATTCTTTAAATTTGACACTATTtataagaaatgtttttttaaatattttttctcattctttttaatttataaaatcaaagaacaatatatttcttataaaattcGGGAAGGAACAATAGGAAACaatattcttattatttttttcctctttattctttttctgattgttcttattatttcttattggTCACCCGTTAGAACCTATGTATATTGTGCAAATTAACCCTTCTTTGTAAACGACAACTACAAAAACTATTTCTTTTTGCTTGATGATCAATAAAGAGCCTGAAACTGACTAAGAATTTTGCGAATATCATAGTTTAGTTTAAGAACTACTATTATTTAGGAtgaattattttcatttgtatttataatagtttatatCTTGTAACTTATTTTGTCATGAGGGGCTAAAGAATTACTTCCATGACACATTATCTTAGTAAACATTAAAGTAAATACGTTACATTCACGGAGATAAATAATTACTTGCTATCATCATCGATTTACTTTGGTTTCATATTGAAAGTTTCAAATCAATTACATTGACTTCTATCAGAACTCCTTATGAATAAGACATCTCGATAAATAACTAAGATTCATTAGTAGGTGAAATTAAATATTAGACACAATCGATCACTAACAATGTATTTTTGTCGATTTGTTTATTGATATATCAGTTTAATTAACATCCGCTTAAAACTAGCATCATCTCAGCTGGCATTAAGAAAATTGTTCCATTCACAGAGATCAATCTTTTCCAAGTTAGAGCCATGCGTCGTCTTCTAGATGTTTTAATAATTAAGAAGCCAACtaatataatatctatataaGCAAATGAACTTttgacacttttttttttatcaaataatgaGAAGAAGTAGAGAAGACAATCAGAAGAAGATAAAACATTCAGTTGAACTGAACATGTTTTGCTTCTTCACTTGTTCTGGTAGTATTAgatctttttttgtaacactcaATTTCTGGTAGTTAGGTCAATAAACGTATATGGGTATTTTAAACTAAGATCTTATGACTAAAAGGTTAGAAATGCAATATCGCCCAATTTTCTTTCTTATATCTCTGTAATGTTGGATATCTATACTAATATAAtattgaagtataattaaaaactatattCTCAAAAGGAAATGATTGACGAAAATTTGGTCTTAAGCTTTCGTGGTATACCAGATTTGAAGAGATAGATTTATAATCTTCAAATGAACTCAAGAGGGTTGACCTTGtgttcattaattttatttgatcTACCTATGCATAAGTCTGAACTAGTCAGTCCTCTTTTTATATGAAAGTTTTGTAATCATAGTTTAAGATTCTTCGTTTTCATGTAAGCAACTCTGCTTTGGATGAAATGAGACGCCAAACTTTTATAATTTAGGAGTACTTTGTAGTCCAAAACACAgcaaaaagttaaatatttatgtttagatgttaaatttttgtttacataatagaaacaaaatactttgttttttttcatacAATCATTATTTTCACTTGCGCGAAATGGAATTGTTATCATTTTAGCTGTTTGCCTCTTGATTTACATTTAGAGTAGTTGATAtacttgacaaaaaaagagagtagTTGATATACATGTCTATATGTTAAAATACTGTTTgcaatataaaaatgtttttcatAGACAACCATCATTTTCCACTTGAAGAAAATGGAAAcgcttattatttttttctcgtTTGTTTGCGTTTTACTTTTGGATTTACAATTTATAAGAAATGAAATGTTGGTAAGACAAtgttaaatatatcatttattgcATACAAGCACAAAACTTACCAATTAAACACAAATTATAGTCCTTCGACTTCGATGtcataaaataaacaataaataatcaATGTCAAAACATAGATATATACACATAGACAAATAGAGTTAAATAATGACTAATTCTAGTAGTGATTCTTTTGTATTGGTGCTAACATAAATGACGAGTGTTAGGCCAGAAGAGCTTTAGATATGGACTACCTAACAATAGTTTCACTTGATTAAGCAAACTATGTTAGGCTTGACTTAATTTTAAGAGAGTTTACAGAAAGAAAAAACCGAGGGGAAAAAGTAAAATTGAGAACATGGACATCCTCCAGCAGAGCTACCAGCCTTGTGTATAAAAAAAAGCATTAAAGTCTCACCCACACAAAATTGCTTCATCTTTTTTCTACACTTCATTACCACCAAAAGTCCAAAACGCAAATCACCAAACGCTAAACGCGGAAACTCTGTATTCGGTTACCTAATTATCTGTGGACGCCCTCACCGTAAACCTTCACCAACCGAAATTTAATTCTTCTGTGTTTTTATTCACAAAGTACAAAAAGCAGACAGATAATAacatctctctttcttcttatgctctgtctcttcttcttcctccttctccCTCTGTGATTCATTAGTTGCGTAAAACCTCGAGTATCTTCTATTCCATTAAAACAATGAAGTACATTCGAAGCAACAGCCTGAAACGTCTCTTCTCCTTCAAACGACGCAGTTTCGACTCCGACTCTGAAAACTCAACTCCACACGCCAAATGCTTCGAGGGTTTTCAAGAAACAGAGCAGTTTCAAAGACCCAAGTGGAAATGTTTCTCCTTCGAAGAAATCTGCGACGCAACCAACGGTTTCAGCTCAGGTTCTGTCTCCAAAATTCAAGAAACTTTGATTCTCTCTCTATATTGTCTTTCTTTCAATAAAAGGGTTTTATTCTTCTGCAGAGAACTTGGTAGGAAGAGGTGGATTTGCAGAGGTGTATAAAGGGATTTTGAGTAAAAGTGGTGAAGAAATCGCAGTGAAGAGGATAACGAGAGGAGGTAGAGACGACGAGAGGAAAGAGAAAGAGTTTCTAATGGAGATTGGAACAATAGGACATGTCTCACATCCTAATGTCTTGTCACTTCTTGGTTGTTGTATTGACAATGGTCTCTATCTTGTTTTCATCTTCTCTTCAAGAGGCTCTGTTGCTTCTCTCCTTCATGGTACAAAAAAACCGACAAACCTTACAACTTGAACTTTTATGAACATTTGATGCTTTTCTTGAACATGGTTTCTGcaaatttttcttaaaaagaaaacaatgctTTCATGAAGTTATTtggtgtttttgttttgttttgtatatgtttttaatatattgtttttatgtaGATTTGAATCAAGCACCATTGGAGTGGGAGACAAGGTATAAAATTGCAATTGGGACAGCAAAAGGGCTTCATTATTTACACAAAGGTTGTCAGAGAAGGATCATTCACAGAGACATTAAATCCTCCAATGTTCTCTTAACCCAAGATTTCGAACCACAGGTACTCTGTTTACTTATATTTCTCTTCCATCTTAATTTCCTAACTGTTTCATTGTTaaatacgtatatatatatatatatatatatatttcatcaaaaaaatacgtatatatatatatattttttttttgtttattcaataattgtattcaaagaaaaaaataataattgccTTTGTATTTTTAGATATCTGATTTTGGGTTGGCAAAATGGCTGCCTTCTCAATGGTCGCACCATTCCATTGCTCCAA includes:
- the LOC108837217 gene encoding probable receptor-like serine/threonine-protein kinase At5g57670 — encoded protein: MKYIRSNSLKRLFSFKRRSFDSDSENSTPHAKCFEGFQETEQFQRPKWKCFSFEEICDATNGFSSENLVGRGGFAEVYKGILSKSGEEIAVKRITRGGRDDERKEKEFLMEIGTIGHVSHPNVLSLLGCCIDNGLYLVFIFSSRGSVASLLHDLNQAPLEWETRYKIAIGTAKGLHYLHKGCQRRIIHRDIKSSNVLLTQDFEPQISDFGLAKWLPSQWSHHSIAPIEGTFGHLAPEYYTHGIVDEKTDVFAFGVFLLELISGKKPVDASHQSLHSWAKTIIKDGEIEKLMDPRIGENFDIQQLHRIAFAASLCIRSSSPCRPSMIEVLEVLQGEDIEKEKWKMEEEEEEKEEFWGYEDLEDCECDSSISLSPPGSISN